ACCTTATTGAGAATAAAGATACTAATACGATCAATGAATTTAAGGAGCGTATTCATAGACGTTTTGCTCCATTTGTTGATATCCCAATCATCTTTACATCTGCAGTAACAAAACAGCGTATTATTAAAGTTCTAGAAGAAGCAATGATTGTTTATGAGAGAAGAACTACTCGTATTGCAACCTCTAAGATTAATGATGTTATGCTACCTGTGATTGAGGCATATCCACCTCCAGCATATAAAGGAAAGTATATTAAAATTAAATATGGTATGCAGTTGCCTACCCATGCACCTACTTTCGCATTCTACTGTAACCTTCCTCAATATATTAAAGATCCATATAAAAGATATATCGAGAATAAGTTTAGAGAGAACTTCGAATTAACAGGTGTTCCTATTCAGATTTTCTTTAGAAAGAAATAAAAAAAAGGCTGTAGATTATCTACAGCCTTTCTTATTGGTTCATCCACATTTTGCGTATATATCTTGATGCATTGCTTTTATTTTTAACATAAAAAAATCTAAGTCACGATAGCCATATGCTTGTCTTTTTAAGGTTTTAATCTTGTTATTTATTCCTTCTAAAGGCCCCGTGGAGATATTGCACTTATACCAATTTAGAATTCCTGTTTTGTGTTTGGTCAATAGTTCTACCATTTTCTTAAGCTGAGGGATTTCAGTCTCATTTGCCTCTTCTATCCATTGTTTAAGTAATTTTGAAGCGTCTCTAATATTATCTTGATTCCATAATTCCCTCAATTCTTCTTTCAAATAATATGCGTAAAACAAGGTGGTATTCGTTTCTAATACTTTTTCAAGTCTTGAGTCTTCCCCTTTCTGAAGGTTGAGATTCTCTGGGTTCTTTAACAATAGCCAACGACTTCCTTTTAAACTTTTCTTGATAACCTTATCCTTCTCTTTGTTGTAAAGATCTCTTCTAATTTTACTTATAGTCTCATTTAGTTTCTTTATTATATGGAAATGGTCAAATACCATAGTAGCTTTAGGTGCATTGGTCTTTACTGAAAGGATATAGGCAGCTGACATATCAATAGCAACAGATTCTATTTGGACTTTATTGATCTTTATTCGTTTCCAAAATGGAACCAATGATTCGGAACCTTTACCTTTCCCTACATGCAAAACGACTCCTTTATCTAAGTCATATACACAAGTCATGTATACATGTCCCTTCCTCACTGCGAATTCATCGATAGCAATATGTTTCACCCCCTTTAGCCCAGGAGAATGATATTTTGATTTTAAGTGAGACTTAATGATATCTTTTACAATATTCCAGTTAAGATCTAAAAGTCGACTGATTGATTGAATCGTCATATGAGAAGAGAGAAGTAAAACCATCTTCTCTAAAGATCGAATATAGGACTTCTGCTCTTTTGCAAACCTTAAATGTTCCTGACGTACGATCTTGCATTTCTTGCAATAAAGGCGTTGAACATCTATGATAATAACGCACTTCTTTTTGCCTATCATTGGCCCCTTGAAACTACGTTCAACAACTCCACAACAAATAACATGCATTCTTTTACAGCGACTACAACGTAGTTTGTCTTTTTTTGTTTTAACTTTAAGTTGGATGGTATCTCCAACATAGGATGTGGATAATAATTGCTGGTCTTGTAATCCTAAACAATGATATATACTACTGGTATTCATAGTCTATAGCGTTTTATATAAGAAATAACTATAGAATATGTTTACCAGTCTTTTTGTTCATATACGCAATTCATGGAAGAACCTTCTTATTTATAATTCAATCTTATTGTATTTGAGATACACCTTTGCATGTGAATACCCTTCATTAAGGCACTCTTTTATAATTTTAATTCCTGCTTCTCGATCTTTCTCGACACCTCTTCCTTTGAATAGACATACTCCTCGTCTAAATTTAGCAGGAAGGGTTTCTTGTTTTTCTCCTTGTAGAAACCATTTATATGCTTCATCATAGTTTTTTTCTGTCCCTTCTCCACGATAATAACATTTCCCAGTCCAAAATACTCCAATACTATGATTAATATCAGCAGCCATTTTGTAGTACTTGAATGCCAATTCTTTGTTTTTAGGAATGCCACCTCTTCCTGTTCTGTAGAGCTTTGCTAAGTTACACATTGCATCGCCAACCCCTTGTTCGGAGGCTTTTGTAAAGTATTGACATGCTTTGAGTGTGTCTTTCTCTGAAATTTTACCTTTCATGTAGATAAGACCTAAAGCATTTAATGCCATACCATTGTTTTGATCAGCAAGTTGGTTGATAACCTCCAATGCTTTCTGTTTGGCTATCTTATCTTGGGAATGATAGATAGTATATCTAGATCGTTCAACAAGTAGGTATGTTTTTTTATCTTCTAACGTTTCTGAAAATCCATCTGCTTGAACTATAAGTAGAAGTAGAAGAGATATAAATGAGAATCGTTTCATAACGATATTTCGGTTTTTAGTTCTTTGAAATCATTTTGCAATGATATAAAAATATCTTGTTGAAGTATGTAATTATTATAACAAATTATTTATGTTAATCTTAAATAACAATTACTTAACTCATTTTTACAACTTTTTGAAAGATATGGGGCGTGTGATATCATACTTTTCAATTCTGAAAAACTCTCCTTTTTTTGTAATTTAGCGACAAAACATAGAAGGATGCTTTACTTTCCCAATGCTAAGATTAATATAGGGTTGCACATCACCTCGAAAAGAGAAGATGGGTTTCATAACTTGTCCACTCTGTTCTATCCCACAAAACTTTCTGATGGCTTAGAAATTGTAAGAAGTGAAAGAGATGAGAGTCATTTAAGTTTGTCTGGTTTAAAGATCGATGGATCTGCAAAGGATAACTTGGTTTATAAGGCTTACGAAATGATTCATGCTAAATATAATATTCCTGTGGTAGATTTGCATCTACATAAAAAGATTCCTTTTGGTGCAGGTTTAGGTGGAGGATCTTCCGATGCCTCTTTTGTTTTAAAAGGATTGAATAAGATGTTTGACCTCCATATATCCAATGAGATGCTTATGGATATGGCGGCTGAATTGGGGAGTGATTGTCCTTTCTTCATCATAAATGAGCCATGTTTTGCTACTGGACGAGGAGATGTGTTAACCCCTAGTTTATTATCTCTTAAGGGTTATCGTTTGGTCTTAGTTCATCCAAATATAATGGTCTCGACTCCTGATGCATTTCGTTATGTCGTGCCACAAGTGCCAGACATTCCATTAGAAGAGTCATTGTCTATGCCTATAACAAGATGGAAAGACCATGTAGTAAACCATTTTGAGAAAAGTGTGTTTTGTCAATATCCTAAGATAAAAGAGTTAAAGGATAAGTTATACCAACTTGGAGCAACTTATGCATCGATGAGTGGAAGTGGTTCTACCGTTTTTGCCTTATTTGAAGAATATGTACCATGGTCAAAAGAGATGTTGAGTCCTAGCTATTTTGTTTGGGACGAAGTATTATAGTTTAATGTTTTAATAAAATATTGTATTCTTGGAGATAAAAGAGATAACTAAAAGTCTTTATACTCACCCGAAGATAGAGCTTTTAAGAGATAAGATAGAAGAGAATCGTCAGACCCAGGTTCGATGTGTCGGTTTAAAAGGGTCTGCGGCGCCAATTTATTTATGGTCTGCATTAAAGAAGTATGAAGGGGTTGTTCTAATTGTTGCAAATGACCAAGAGTCTGCTGCCTACTTTTATGATGATATCATGCGCTTTTATTCTCCAGATAGTTTGTATTTTTTCCCTTCTGCCCATCGACGTCATCTTGATTTTGAACGAACTGAAAGTGAAAGTCTTATTCAACGTACGGATGTTTTAAATGCTATTGGTGATGGAGGTTCGTGTTGTATTGTAACATATCCAGAGGCTTTAGCAGAGAAAGTTGTGGAAGAGAAGACATTGGCTTCTATCACTCTATCGATTCATGTTGGAGACAAATTGGATAATGCATTTGTAGTAGAAACCTTGGAATCTTATGGTTTTGAAAGAGTAGACTTTGTGTATGAACCAGGTCAGTATTCTGTAAGGGGATCCATTGTAGATATTTTCTCTTATTCCAATGAAGATCCTTATCGAATCGATTTTTTTGGTGACGAAGTCGAGTCAATTCGAATCTTTGATATCGAAACACAAATATCGAAAACCCAAATAAAGAGTATTTCTATTGTTCCTAATATTCAACATACTACAAAAGAGGTTCGCAAGTGCTCTTTATTCGAATTTATTGGTGCTAGATGTTTGCTTGCAATTCAAGATATTGCTTATGTATCCGAGAAGATTACTCATTTCTATGATCACTCAAATAGTTATTTAAATAGAATAGAGTCTGAGGTAATAATTGATGATATATTGATTCATGGTTCTCATTATGAAGATATACTTGACTCTTTTCCGATTATAGAATATGGAACAAAGCATTTCTTGAAGAATCCAACAGAAGTGGTCTTTAAGATGTCGAACCAACCTTTATTGCATAAAAACTTTGACCTTTTAGCAGAAAATCTCCATCATCATAAATTAGAAGGATATCATAATTTAATCCTCTCCTCCAACGAAAAACAGTTGAAGCGTATCAGGGCTATTTTCCATGATAAAGGTTATAGTGAAGATTTTGAAGATGTGGTAGGTGCTTTGAGTGAAGGTTTTGTGGATCATGATCTGAAATTATGTGTCTATACAGACCACCAAATATTTGAGCGTTATCATCGATTTAAGTTAAAATCAAAAAAGTCTTCCAAGTTAGCTATTACATTAAAGGAACTACAAAAACTAAGTCCTGGCGACTATGTGGTTCATATAGATCATGGTATTGGTCAATTTGCTGGTCTTGTTCGTACAGAAGAGAATGGGAAAGTACAAGAGTCTCTTAGACTTGTGTTTAAGGGTAATGACTCTCTTTTAGTTAGTA
The Prolixibacteraceae bacterium DNA segment above includes these coding regions:
- a CDS encoding ISL3 family transposase, translating into MNTSSIYHCLGLQDQQLLSTSYVGDTIQLKVKTKKDKLRCSRCKRMHVICCGVVERSFKGPMIGKKKCVIIIDVQRLYCKKCKIVRQEHLRFAKEQKSYIRSLEKMVLLLSSHMTIQSISRLLDLNWNIVKDIIKSHLKSKYHSPGLKGVKHIAIDEFAVRKGHVYMTCVYDLDKGVVLHVGKGKGSESLVPFWKRIKINKVQIESVAIDMSAAYILSVKTNAPKATMVFDHFHIIKKLNETISKIRRDLYNKEKDKVIKKSLKGSRWLLLKNPENLNLQKGEDSRLEKVLETNTTLFYAYYLKEELRELWNQDNIRDASKLLKQWIEEANETEIPQLKKMVELLTKHKTGILNWYKCNISTGPLEGINNKIKTLKRQAYGYRDLDFFMLKIKAMHQDIYAKCG
- a CDS encoding sel1 repeat family protein, whose amino-acid sequence is MKRFSFISLLLLLIVQADGFSETLEDKKTYLLVERSRYTIYHSQDKIAKQKALEVINQLADQNNGMALNALGLIYMKGKISEKDTLKACQYFTKASEQGVGDAMCNLAKLYRTGRGGIPKNKELAFKYYKMAADINHSIGVFWTGKCYYRGEGTEKNYDEAYKWFLQGEKQETLPAKFRRGVCLFKGRGVEKDREAGIKIIKECLNEGYSHAKVYLKYNKIEL
- the ispE gene encoding 4-(cytidine 5'-diphospho)-2-C-methyl-D-erythritol kinase translates to MLYFPNAKINIGLHITSKREDGFHNLSTLFYPTKLSDGLEIVRSERDESHLSLSGLKIDGSAKDNLVYKAYEMIHAKYNIPVVDLHLHKKIPFGAGLGGGSSDASFVLKGLNKMFDLHISNEMLMDMAAELGSDCPFFIINEPCFATGRGDVLTPSLLSLKGYRLVLVHPNIMVSTPDAFRYVVPQVPDIPLEESLSMPITRWKDHVVNHFEKSVFCQYPKIKELKDKLYQLGATYASMSGSGSTVFALFEEYVPWSKEMLSPSYFVWDEVL